A window from Canis aureus isolate CA01 chromosome 23, VMU_Caureus_v.1.0, whole genome shotgun sequence encodes these proteins:
- the LOC144295346 gene encoding olfactory receptor 56B2-like isoform X1, whose translation MLQDLGHSNISKSQVSEFILMGFPGIHTWQHWLSLPLALLYLLALTANILILIIIKQEATLHQPMYYFLGILAVVDMGLATTIMPKILAILWFSAKAIGLPECFAQMYVIHCFVLMESGIFVCMAIDRYVAICQPLRYPSIVTDSFVAKATVFMALRNSLATIPVPVLAAERHYCSKNQIEHCLCSNLGVTRLSCDDRTINSIYQLFLAWTLMGSDLGLIFLSYALILHSVLKLNSAEAASKALSTCTSHLILILFFYTVIVVISITHSATMTLPLIPVLLNVLHNVIPPALNPIVYAFKNKELRQGFYKALKLNIKGN comes from the coding sequence ATGCTCCAGGATCTTGGACATTCCAACATCTCGAAGTCCCAAGTCTCTGAGTTCATTCTGATGGGATTCCCAGGCATTCACACCTGGCAGCACTggctctccctgcccctggcacTACTTTACCTCTTAGCTCTCACTGCCAACATCCTTATCCTGATCATCATCAAACAAGAGGCCACACTGCACCAGCCTATGTACTATTTTTTGGGGATCCTGGCTGTGGTAGACATGGGACTGGCTACCACCATCATGCCCAAGATTTTGGCCATCTTATGGTTCAGTGCAAAGGCCATTGGTCTCCCTGAATGCTTTGCTCAGATGTATGTCATACATTGTTTTGTACTCATGGAGTCAGGTATCTTTGTCTGCATGGCTATAGACAGATATGTAGCCATTTGCCAACCACTACGCTATCCATCAATAGTTACTGATTCTTTTGTCGCCAAGGCAACTGTGTTTATGGCACTCAGAAACAGTCTGGCTACCATCCCAGTGCCAGTGTTGGCCGCTGAGAGGCACTACTGTTCCAAGAACCAAATTGAGCATTGCCTATGCTCTAATCTTGGAGTCACTAGGTTATCCTGTGATGACAGAACCATCAACAGCATCTACCAGCTATTTCTTGCCTGGACACTGATGGGGAGTGAcctgggtttgatttttttatcaTATGCTTTGATACTCCACTCAGTGCTGAAGCTGAATTCAGCAGAAGCTGCATCCAAAGCCCTAAGTACCTGTACTTCCCATCTCAtcctaattttattcttttacactGTCATTGTTGTCATTTCTATTACCCACAGTGCAACAATGACTCTTCCCCTCATCCCAGTTCTGCTTAATGTACTACACAATGTTATTCCTCCTGCCCTCAATCCCATAGTGTATGCATTCAAAAACAAGGAGCTCAGGCAGGGCTTCTATAAGGCTCTTAAGCTGAATATCAAGGGCAACTAA
- the LOC144295346 gene encoding olfactory receptor 56B2-like isoform X2, with amino-acid sequence MLQDLGHSNISKSQVSEFILMGFPGIHTWQHWLSLPLALLYLLALTANILILIIIKQEATLHQPMYYFLGILAVVDMGLATTIMPKILAILWFSAKAIGLPECFAQMYVIHCFVLMESGIFVCMAIDRYVAICQPLRYPSIVTDSFVAKATVFMALRNSLATIPVPVLAAERHYCSKNQIEHCLCSNLGVTRLSCDDRTINSIYQLFLAWTLMGSDLEPTVV; translated from the coding sequence ATGCTCCAGGATCTTGGACATTCCAACATCTCGAAGTCCCAAGTCTCTGAGTTCATTCTGATGGGATTCCCAGGCATTCACACCTGGCAGCACTggctctccctgcccctggcacTACTTTACCTCTTAGCTCTCACTGCCAACATCCTTATCCTGATCATCATCAAACAAGAGGCCACACTGCACCAGCCTATGTACTATTTTTTGGGGATCCTGGCTGTGGTAGACATGGGACTGGCTACCACCATCATGCCCAAGATTTTGGCCATCTTATGGTTCAGTGCAAAGGCCATTGGTCTCCCTGAATGCTTTGCTCAGATGTATGTCATACATTGTTTTGTACTCATGGAGTCAGGTATCTTTGTCTGCATGGCTATAGACAGATATGTAGCCATTTGCCAACCACTACGCTATCCATCAATAGTTACTGATTCTTTTGTCGCCAAGGCAACTGTGTTTATGGCACTCAGAAACAGTCTGGCTACCATCCCAGTGCCAGTGTTGGCCGCTGAGAGGCACTACTGTTCCAAGAACCAAATTGAGCATTGCCTATGCTCTAATCTTGGAGTCACTAGGTTATCCTGTGATGACAGAACCATCAACAGCATCTACCAGCTATTTCTTGCCTGGACACTGATGGGGAGTGAcctgg
- the LOC144295347 gene encoding olfactory receptor 56B2-like — protein sequence MLQDLGHSNISKSQISEFILLGFPGIHTWQHWLSLPLALLYLLALTANILILIIIKQEATLHQPMYYFLGILAVVDMGLATTIMPKILAILWFSAKAISLPECFAQMYVIHCFVGMESGIFVCMAIDRYVAICQPLRYPSIVTDSFVVKATVFMALRNSLATIPVPMLAAQRHYCSKNQIEHCLCSNLGVTSLSCDDRTINSIYQLFLAWTLMGSDLGLIFLSYALILHSVLKLNSAEAASKALSTCTSHLILILFFYTVVIVISITHSARMTLPLIPVLLNVLHNVIPPALNPMVYALKNKELRQGFYKILKLDNKGN from the coding sequence ATGCTCCAGGATCTTGGACATTCCAACATCTCAAAGTCCCAAATCTCTGAGTTCATTCTGTTGGGATTCCCAGGCATTCACACCTGGCAGCACTggctctccctgcccctggcacTGCTTTACCTCTTAGCTCTCACTGCCAACATCCTTATCCTGATCATCATCAAACAAGAGGCCACACTGCACCAGCCTATGTACTATTTTTTGGGGATCCTGGCTGTGGTAGACATGGGACTGGCTACCACCATCATGCCCAAGATTTTGGCCATCTTATGGTTTAGTGCAAAGGCCATCAGTCTCCCTGAGTGCTTTGCTCAGATGTATGTCATACATTGTTTTGTGGGCATGGAGTCAGGTATCTTTGTCTGCATGGCTATAGACAGATATGTAGCCATTTGCCAACCACTACGCTATCCATCAATAGTTACTGATTCTTTTGTCGTCAAGGCAACTGTGTTCATGGCACTCAGAAACAGTCTGGCCACCATCCCAGTGCCAATGTTGGCTGCTCAGAGGCACTACTGTTCCAAGAACCAAATTGAGCATTGCCTATGCTCTAATCTTGGAGTCACTAGCTTATCCTGTGATGATAGGACAATCAACAGCATCTACCAGCTATTTCTTGCCTGGACACTGATGGGGAGTGACCTGGGTTTGATTTTCTTATCATATGCTCTGATACTTCACTCAGTGCTGAAGCTGAATTCAGCAGAAGCTGCATCCAAAGCCCTAAGTACCTGTACTTCTCACCTCATTCTAATCCTGTTCTTCTACACAGTTGTCATTGTTATTTCCATTACCCACAGTGCAAGAATGACTCTTCCTCTCATCCCAGTTCTGCTCAATGTACTACACAATGTTATTCCTCCTGCCCTTAACCCTATGGTATATGCACTCAAGAACAAGGAGCTCAGGCAGGGCTTCTATAAGATTCTGAAGCTGGACAACAAGGGTAACTAA
- the LOC144294778 gene encoding olfactory receptor 56B2-like, which translates to MFQDLRHSNISKFQVSEFILMGFPGIHTWQHWLSLPLALLYLLALTANILILIIIKQEATLHQPMYYFLGILAVVDMGLATTIMPKILAILWFSAKAISLPECFAQMYVIHCFVAMESGIFVCMAIDRYVAICQPLRYPSIVTDSFVVKATVFMALRNSLATIPVPVLAAQRHYCSKNQIEHCLCSNLGVTRLSCDDRTINSIYQVLLAWTLMGSDLGLIFLSYALILHSVLKLNSAEAASKALSTCTYHLILILFFYSVIIVISITHSATMTLPLIPVLLNVLHNVIPPALNPMVYALKNKDLRQGFYKVLNLYNKGN; encoded by the coding sequence ATGTTCCAGGATCTTAGACATTCCAACATCTCTAAGTTCCAGGTCTCTGAGTTCATTCTGATGGGATTCCCAGGCATTCACACCTGGCAACACTggctctccctgcccctggcacTACTTTACCTCTTAGCTCTCACTGCCAACATCCTTATCCTGATTATCATCAAACAAGAGGCTACACTGCACCAGCCTATGTACTATTTCTTGGGGATCCTGGCTGTGGTAGACATGGGACTGGCTACCACCATCATGCCCAAGATTTTGGCCATCTTATGGTTCAGTGCAAAGGCCATCAGTCTCCCTGAATGCTTTGCTCAGATGTATGTCATACATTGTTTTGTGGCCATGGAGTCAGGTATCTTTGTCTGCATGGCTATAGACAGATATGTAGCCATTTGCCAACCACTACGTTATCCATCAATAGTTACTGATTCTTTTGTCGTCAAGGCAACTGTGTTCATGGCACTCAGAAACAGTCTGGCCACCATCCCAGTGCCAGTGTTGGCTGCTCAGAGGCACTACTGTTCCAAGAACCAAATTGAGCATTGCCTATGCTCTAATCTTGGAGTCACTAGGTTATCCTGTGATGACAGGACAATCAACAGCATCTACCAGGTTCTTTTGGCCTGGACACTGATGGGGAGTGACCTGGGTTTGATTTTCTTATCATATGCTCTGATACTTCACTCAGTGCTGAAGCTGAATTCAGCAGAAGCTGCATCCAAAGCCCTAAGTACCTGTACTTATCACCTCATTCTAATCCTGTTCTTCTACTCAGTTATTATAGTCATTTCCATCACCCACAGTGCAACAATGACTCTTCCTCTCATCCCAGTTCTGCTTAATGTACTACATAATGTTATTCCTCCTGCCCTTAACCCTATGGTATATGCACTCAAGAACAAGGACCTCAGGCAGGGCTTCTATAAGGTTCTGAATCTGTACAACAAAGGTAATTAA